In Bacteroidia bacterium, a genomic segment contains:
- a CDS encoding 1-acyl-sn-glycerol-3-phosphate acyltransferase: protein MESTQHYIQEGILYKPVIPNIHDWPITQLFKNKQRFVDEVIQETMAGLHGQAKVENTPVADMIAKTMFMERIRMTEDPWKVDPKDEAKYWSDIKKDMVRIQQLEQDPEAFALRSDQMLESIISRYANEIASTFRPGSYHFAKRFLPFFFSTLLNASAGKTVKSVINHSVGLQEKVHLLGETEAMRKLATKGTIVLVPTHFSNVDSILVGWSLHALGLPAFIYGAGLNLYNSAILAYFMKRLGAYKVDRRKKNPIYRETLNTYSTVSILEGVHSLFFPGGTRSRSGMIEKKLKLGLLGTAIEAQKRNFLAPPRGISEKIFIVPMVMSYHFVLEAASLINQHLTFTGQEQYYINNDEFASYRKFFKFIWTTFSESSEIALSFGKPMDLFGNFVDEEGNSFDSHERPVDIKSYFMTRGEVKDDWQRDAEYTRMLGDKIVSRYHVENRVFSSHIVAFVAYELIKKRNPELDLYGILRIPPEERTFDLNEYRQAVERALAQLRNMADLGKVHLATHLVNDVQTIIEHGVKNLGIYHAQRPLTFQDSQTLVSENINLLYYYHNRLEGYGLANVI from the coding sequence ATGGAATCAACACAACATTATATACAGGAAGGGATATTGTACAAACCCGTCATTCCGAATATCCACGACTGGCCAATTACTCAATTATTTAAAAACAAGCAACGTTTTGTGGATGAAGTAATCCAGGAAACCATGGCGGGACTGCACGGCCAGGCCAAAGTAGAAAACACTCCTGTGGCCGATATGATCGCCAAGACCATGTTTATGGAGCGGATCCGCATGACGGAGGACCCCTGGAAAGTAGATCCAAAAGATGAAGCCAAATACTGGTCTGATATCAAGAAAGACATGGTGCGCATTCAGCAGTTGGAGCAGGATCCGGAGGCTTTTGCCCTGCGAAGCGATCAGATGCTTGAGTCGATCATCAGCCGTTATGCCAACGAGATTGCCAGCACGTTTCGACCCGGCAGTTATCATTTTGCGAAACGATTTCTCCCCTTTTTCTTTTCCACACTTCTCAATGCTTCGGCAGGAAAAACCGTCAAATCGGTGATTAACCACAGCGTAGGTTTGCAGGAGAAAGTACACCTCCTCGGTGAAACCGAGGCCATGCGAAAACTCGCTACCAAAGGAACGATCGTGCTCGTACCCACACATTTTAGCAATGTGGATTCGATTCTGGTAGGCTGGAGCCTTCATGCGCTGGGTTTACCGGCATTTATATATGGCGCAGGACTCAACCTATACAACAGCGCAATTCTCGCTTATTTTATGAAAAGGCTGGGCGCATATAAGGTTGACCGCCGGAAAAAAAATCCTATTTACAGGGAGACCCTGAATACGTATTCGACCGTCTCTATCCTGGAAGGCGTACATAGCCTTTTTTTCCCCGGAGGTACCAGGTCGCGCTCTGGCATGATTGAGAAAAAACTGAAACTAGGGCTTCTGGGGACAGCAATTGAAGCGCAAAAAAGAAACTTCCTCGCTCCGCCCAGGGGAATTTCAGAAAAAATATTTATCGTCCCTATGGTGATGAGTTATCACTTTGTGCTTGAAGCTGCTTCCCTGATCAATCAACACCTGACCTTTACCGGGCAGGAACAATATTATATCAACAACGATGAGTTTGCGAGCTACCGCAAATTCTTCAAATTTATCTGGACAACCTTTAGTGAAAGCTCCGAAATCGCCCTCTCCTTTGGGAAACCCATGGATCTGTTTGGCAACTTTGTCGATGAAGAGGGAAACAGCTTTGACAGCCATGAACGGCCGGTAGATATCAAATCCTACTTCATGACCCGGGGTGAAGTCAAAGACGACTGGCAACGGGATGCAGAATATACGCGCATGCTGGGAGACAAAATTGTCTCACGGTATCATGTAGAAAATCGCGTTTTTTCCAGCCATATTGTCGCTTTTGTAGCTTACGAGCTGATCAAGAAACGCAACCCTGAACTGGACCTTTACGGTATTCTTCGCATTCCTCCGGAAGAGCGAACCTTTGATTTGAATGAATACCGCCAGGCAGTGGAAAGAGCCCTGGCCCAACTGCGAAATATGGCCGATCTGGGGAAAGTTCATCTGGCGACCCACCTCGTCAACGATGTACAGACCATTATCGAGCATGGGGTCAAAAACCTCGGCATTTATCACGCACAAAGACCCCTGACTTTTCAGGATTCGCAGACGCTCGTTTCAGAAAACATCAACCTGCTGTATTATTATCACAATAGACTGGAAGGATATGGGCTTGCAAACGTCATCTAA
- a CDS encoding NAD(P)H-dependent glycerol-3-phosphate dehydrogenase, whose translation MGLQTSSNITVGVIGAGSFGTALANLLSENRRVLLYARRPEVVEILQKDRTYRGRNIQAKVSMTNSLEELARECELIFPVIPSENFREMLTDLSPFLNPSHKLIHGTKGLDVTLPEGERLRSVEKLNRTQVKTMSEVIMEETVVLRIGCAAGPNLASEIEEGQPAATVVASHFDEVIREGQSALRSGRFRVHGNHDLFGIELAGVLKNIMAIASGILHGLKYGDNTRALLITRGLAEMVNIGKALGADPKAFLGLAGIGDLVATSASHRSRNFTVGFRLAKGENLDEILESMEEVAEGLKTVCIVKALAANYKFSAPITQTLYKTLFEDMDLQHGMRLLMEFPFREDVEFI comes from the coding sequence ATGGGCTTGCAAACGTCATCTAATATAACCGTCGGAGTGATTGGGGCCGGGTCTTTTGGTACGGCCCTGGCAAATCTCCTTTCCGAAAACCGGCGGGTACTGCTCTACGCACGTCGCCCGGAAGTGGTTGAGATCCTGCAGAAGGACAGAACCTACCGCGGAAGGAATATTCAGGCAAAAGTCAGTATGACCAATAGCCTGGAAGAACTTGCCCGTGAGTGTGAACTGATTTTCCCGGTTATCCCTTCGGAAAATTTCAGGGAAATGCTGACCGATCTCAGCCCATTTCTAAACCCCTCCCATAAACTCATTCATGGCACGAAAGGACTGGACGTAACCCTGCCTGAAGGAGAGCGCCTCCGCAGCGTAGAGAAGCTCAACCGCACCCAGGTGAAGACGATGAGCGAAGTGATTATGGAAGAAACGGTAGTGCTTCGGATTGGCTGTGCAGCAGGCCCCAATCTCGCCAGTGAAATCGAAGAAGGCCAGCCGGCTGCGACGGTGGTGGCGAGTCATTTTGACGAAGTGATCAGAGAGGGGCAGAGCGCGTTGCGGAGCGGGAGATTCAGGGTGCACGGGAATCACGACTTGTTTGGGATTGAGCTGGCAGGTGTGCTAAAAAATATCATGGCAATCGCTTCGGGCATTCTTCACGGACTGAAATACGGAGATAATACCCGCGCATTGCTCATTACGAGAGGCCTGGCAGAAATGGTAAATATCGGCAAAGCGCTGGGAGCAGATCCCAAAGCATTTCTGGGGCTGGCAGGCATAGGAGATCTGGTTGCGACGAGTGCCTCTCACCGAAGCCGTAATTTTACGGTTGGATTCCGTCTCGCCAAAGGCGAAAACCTCGATGAAATACTTGAAAGTATGGAAGAAGTTGCCGAAGGTTTAAAAACGGTCTGCATTGTCAAAGCCCTCGCCGCCAATTACAAATTTTCGGCACCTATTACCCAAACCCTGTATAAAACCCTTTTTGAAGATATGGATCTTCAGCATGGCATGCGCCTGTTGATGGAGTTTCCTTTCCGGGAAGATGTGGAGTTTATTTAG
- the glgP gene encoding alpha-glucan family phosphorylase: MKTNCTWEHPYTPAEPFSKRVAYFSMEFGIDTALKIYSGGLGYLAGSHMRSAYDLKQNMIGIGMLWKFGYYDQVRDQNSSMKVLFRERYYTFLQETDMVFPVKIHGQEVKVQAWYLAPEVFGTVPMYLLTTDRDIYNDYLSCTITHHLYDQNTAARIAQSIVLGIGGAKVVEALGGADMYHMNEAHALPLAFHLYKELGDVEKVREKLAFTTHTPVKAGNEEHDINLLEKMDFFAGVPLSTVREITHHMHTDNFGYTPSALVLAGNANGVSQLHADVSNKMWKDVGDRPEIIGITNAQNQKFWQDKHLKEALDTNDNTAFRERKREMKEELFKIVADQTGNLFDPDVLTIVWARRFAGYKRADLILRDHTRFYDLLDRLNYPVQIIWAGKPYPFDDYAVDLFNRLVQLTRLSHKATILTGYEMNLSSMLKKGSDIWLNTPRRPMEASGTSGMTAAMNGSVNFSVNDGWIPEFAKHGHNCFILPEADENQATHLQDEHDYHHLMRILTSEIVPTYYDQPDKWTEIAKNSMREVVPFFDSGRMATEYYDLLYNQLGTRVKGPNGVSVKQSK, encoded by the coding sequence ATGAAAACAAATTGTACGTGGGAACATCCCTATACCCCTGCAGAACCCTTCTCCAAACGAGTTGCCTACTTTAGTATGGAATTCGGTATTGATACCGCACTAAAGATCTATTCAGGTGGACTCGGATATCTTGCAGGGTCCCATATGCGCAGCGCCTACGATCTGAAACAGAACATGATCGGTATCGGTATGCTGTGGAAATTTGGCTATTATGACCAGGTAAGAGATCAGAACAGTTCGATGAAAGTTCTCTTCCGTGAAAGGTATTACACTTTCCTTCAGGAAACAGATATGGTTTTTCCTGTAAAAATTCACGGACAGGAAGTAAAAGTTCAGGCATGGTACCTGGCACCTGAGGTATTTGGCACAGTGCCGATGTATCTGCTGACTACAGACCGCGACATTTATAATGACTATCTTTCCTGCACCATTACCCACCACCTTTATGACCAGAATACTGCTGCGAGAATTGCCCAGAGTATCGTATTGGGTATTGGCGGTGCAAAGGTAGTCGAAGCCCTTGGCGGCGCAGATATGTACCATATGAATGAGGCTCATGCCCTTCCGTTGGCCTTTCATTTGTACAAAGAGCTGGGAGATGTGGAAAAAGTGCGCGAAAAGCTGGCTTTTACAACCCATACACCGGTAAAAGCAGGAAACGAAGAACACGACATCAACCTCCTCGAAAAAATGGATTTTTTCGCTGGCGTGCCTTTGAGCACAGTCAGGGAAATCACCCATCATATGCATACAGACAACTTCGGGTACACCCCTTCGGCGCTGGTACTCGCCGGTAACGCCAACGGCGTATCTCAGTTGCATGCCGATGTTTCCAATAAAATGTGGAAAGACGTAGGGGATCGCCCCGAAATCATCGGTATTACCAATGCCCAAAACCAAAAGTTCTGGCAAGATAAACATCTCAAAGAAGCGCTGGACACAAACGATAATACGGCCTTCCGTGAGCGTAAGCGTGAGATGAAAGAAGAACTCTTCAAAATTGTCGCAGACCAGACCGGAAATCTTTTTGACCCGGATGTTCTTACCATCGTCTGGGCGCGCCGCTTTGCAGGGTACAAACGCGCAGATCTGATCCTTCGCGATCATACACGCTTTTATGACCTCCTCGACAGACTCAACTATCCGGTACAGATCATCTGGGCAGGAAAACCCTACCCCTTTGATGATTATGCCGTGGATTTGTTCAACCGGCTCGTACAGCTCACCCGCCTGAGCCACAAGGCCACCATCCTTACCGGTTATGAGATGAACCTCTCTTCAATGCTGAAAAAAGGTTCCGATATCTGGCTGAATACTCCACGCAGACCCATGGAAGCTTCCGGAACCAGTGGGATGACCGCAGCGATGAACGGCTCGGTAAACTTCTCAGTCAATGACGGATGGATACCAGAGTTTGCAAAACACGGCCATAACTGCTTTATATTGCCCGAAGCCGATGAAAATCAGGCAACACACCTTCAGGATGAACACGACTACCATCACCTGATGCGTATTCTTACTTCTGAGATTGTGCCCACCTATTACGACCAGCCTGACAAATGGACGGAAATAGCCAAAAACAGTATGCGTGAAGTAGTTCCTTTCTTTGATTCTGGCAGAATGGCTACTGAGTATTATGACCTGCTGTACAATCAGCTGGGTACCAGAGTAAAAGGTCCCAATGGCGTATCTGTAAAGCAAAGTAAATAA